In Nicotiana tabacum cultivar K326 chromosome 19, ASM71507v2, whole genome shotgun sequence, one DNA window encodes the following:
- the LOC107775406 gene encoding poly(A)-specific ribonuclease PARN-like isoform X1: protein MLQRRLFCTRISKTIFQSNPGHNQSKWSVKQVSKSNFSAALEEISTFISDSDFIAVSLKNTGAYSAPWQRILPIDTAHTAYLKAKYAAERFQVLQFAVCPFSIRGSKLIVHPYNFHLFPRDELKIGMPSYSFSCQSSYLTSMAREGFDFNACIYDGISYLSRSQESAAIDRIGNASHITCTVQSPSGHTVADSVFAERIKSRLKRWISACRDTNKKPEDALISSLRKIVSGDEVYGSRPCLSIDVCSERQVHLVLETLKDFVDVIPLLTPAKGGTTMSVRVVLTSSEEDKILLQKELQNEEKEHNKRIRGFREVIDLISASQKPVVAHNSLNDFTFVHSKFLAPLPSTLDEFKSSLCEVLPNVLDVNHLMKEISPLKKVNNLPASISYLKQRFFAPIDMEISNQAAEATEVKTLGHDVLKISELFAKLYSILRIAPKAPEAAEGHLPDAIECYLNLFNPCFASSHGLADEGVSVWTDSTRKISIKNLVFLWGFRGGTSAGQLKSLLHGSHEVLHNEFDVRLVDKSCAVVVFGNPGFSEVLLQLMDSGGICTSILKEMLADGLTAAGYEAYQKVCELGLWEADLASSFERALEENDSFSEAHSQELPGICWNNDEMINLDDL from the exons ATGTTACAGAGGCGCTTGTTTTGCACGAGGATTTCGAAAACCATTTTCCAATCAAACCCCGGACATAACCAGAGCAAATGGAGTGTAAAGCAAGTTTCAAAGTCCAATTTCTCAGCGGCATTAGAAGAGATAAGTACTTTCATCTCCGACTCTGATTTCATCGCCGTCTCATTGAAGAATACTGGGGCCTACTCTGCACCCTGGCAGCGTATTCTGCCAATTGACACCGCACACACCGCCTATCTCAAAGCCAAATACGCCGCTGAACGGTTTCAGGTCCTTCAGTTCGCCGTTTGCCCTTTCTCCATTAGAGGTTCCAAGCTCATCGTTCACCC ATACAACTTTCATTTGTTCCCTCGTGATGAGTTAAAAATAGGGATGCCTTCTTATAGTTTCTCTTGTCAATCATCATATTTGACCTCTATGGCTCGAGAAGGTTTTGATTTCAATGCCTGCATATATGATG GCATATCATATTTATCCAGATCGCAAGAATCAGCTGCAATAGATAGAATTGGAAATGCATCACATATTACCTGTACAGTGCAATCTCCATCAGGGCATACAGTTGCTGATTCCGTATTTGCAGAGAGGATCAAATCTCGACTTAAGCGTTGGATAAGTGCTTGCAGAGACACCAACAAGAAGCCTGAAG ATGCTTTAATCAGTTCCTTGAGAAAAATTGTCTCGGGAGATGAAGTATATGGATCCAGACCATGCTTGAGCATAGATGTATGCAGTGAACGTCAAGTGCACCTTGTGTTGGAG ACACTGAAGGATTTTGTTGATGTCATACCTTTACTAACCCCAGCAAAGGGAGGGACGACAATGTCTGTTCGAGTTGTTTTGACAAGTTCAGAAGAAGACAAGATTCTTTTACAG AAGGAACTTCAAAATGAGGAGAAGGAGCATAATAAGCGCATTCGTGGCTTTCGAGAGGTGATCGATTTGATTTCCGCTTCTCAGAAACCCGTTGTTGCCCACAACTCTCTTAATG ATTTTACCTTTGTCCATTCCAAGTTCTTAGCTCCATTGCCATCAACGCTGGATGAATTCAAAAGTTCATTATGTGAGGTCCTCCCAAATGTACTTGATGTCAACCATCTTATGAAGGAAATCAGCCCTCTGAAAAAAGTGAACAATTTGCCTGCAAGTATCTCATATTTGAAACAAAGATTTTTTGCCCCTATTGATATGGAGATATCTAACCAAG CAGCTGAGGCCACGGAAGTGAAGACTCTTGGACATGATGTTTTGAAGATAAGCGAATTGTTTGCGAAGCTGTACTCCATACTAAGAATTGCACCAAAAGCTCCTGAAGCTGCTGAGGGCCATTTGCCTGATGCAATTGAATGCTACTTAAACTTGTTCAACCCTTGCTTTGCCAGTTCTCATGGTCTTGCTGATGAAGGTGTTAGTGTGTGGACTGATAGTACTAGAAAAATTAGTATTAAGAATCTAGTTTTCCTATGGGGATTCAGGGGTGGGACATCTGCAGGACAGCTGAAAAGCCTCCTACATGGTTCACATGAAGTTCTCCATAATGAATTTGATGTTAGGCTAGTGGATAAAAGTTGTGCTGTAGTTGTTTTTGGGAACCCTGGCTTTTCGGAAGTCCTGTTGCAGCTAATGGATTCTGGAGGTATCTGTACTAGTATCCTGAAGGAGATGCTGGCAGACGGCCTGACAGCCGCAGGTTATGAGGCGTACCAAAAAGTCTGTGAGTTAGGTCTATGGGAAGCAGATTTGGCCAGTTCATTCGAAAGGGCTTTGGAAGAAAATGATAGCTTCTCAGAAGCTCACTCACAGGAGCTTCCAGGGATATGTTGGAATAATGATGAAATGATTAACCTGGATGACCTTTAA
- the LOC107775406 gene encoding poly(A)-specific ribonuclease PARN-like isoform X2 codes for MLQRRLFCTRISKTIFQSNPGHNQSKWSVKQVSKSNFSAALEEISTFISDSDFIAVSLKNTGAYSAPWQRILPIDTAHTAYLKAKYAAERFQVLQFAVCPFSIRGSKLIVHPYNFHLFPRDELKIGMPSYSFSCQSSYLTSMAREGFDFNACIYDGISYLSRSQESAAIDRIGNASHITCTVQSPSGHTVADSVFAERIKSRLKRWISACRDTNKKPEDALISSLRKIVSGDEVYGSRPCLSIDVCSERQVHLVLETLKDFVDVIPLLTPAKGGTTMSVRVVLTSSEEDKILLQKELQNEEKEHNKRIRGFREVIDLISASQKPVVAHNSLNDFTFVHSKFLAPLPSTLDEFKSSLCEVLPNVLDVNHLMKEISPLKKVNNLPASISYLKQRFFAPIDMEISNQAEATEVKTLGHDVLKISELFAKLYSILRIAPKAPEAAEGHLPDAIECYLNLFNPCFASSHGLADEGVSVWTDSTRKISIKNLVFLWGFRGGTSAGQLKSLLHGSHEVLHNEFDVRLVDKSCAVVVFGNPGFSEVLLQLMDSGGICTSILKEMLADGLTAAGYEAYQKVCELGLWEADLASSFERALEENDSFSEAHSQELPGICWNNDEMINLDDL; via the exons ATGTTACAGAGGCGCTTGTTTTGCACGAGGATTTCGAAAACCATTTTCCAATCAAACCCCGGACATAACCAGAGCAAATGGAGTGTAAAGCAAGTTTCAAAGTCCAATTTCTCAGCGGCATTAGAAGAGATAAGTACTTTCATCTCCGACTCTGATTTCATCGCCGTCTCATTGAAGAATACTGGGGCCTACTCTGCACCCTGGCAGCGTATTCTGCCAATTGACACCGCACACACCGCCTATCTCAAAGCCAAATACGCCGCTGAACGGTTTCAGGTCCTTCAGTTCGCCGTTTGCCCTTTCTCCATTAGAGGTTCCAAGCTCATCGTTCACCC ATACAACTTTCATTTGTTCCCTCGTGATGAGTTAAAAATAGGGATGCCTTCTTATAGTTTCTCTTGTCAATCATCATATTTGACCTCTATGGCTCGAGAAGGTTTTGATTTCAATGCCTGCATATATGATG GCATATCATATTTATCCAGATCGCAAGAATCAGCTGCAATAGATAGAATTGGAAATGCATCACATATTACCTGTACAGTGCAATCTCCATCAGGGCATACAGTTGCTGATTCCGTATTTGCAGAGAGGATCAAATCTCGACTTAAGCGTTGGATAAGTGCTTGCAGAGACACCAACAAGAAGCCTGAAG ATGCTTTAATCAGTTCCTTGAGAAAAATTGTCTCGGGAGATGAAGTATATGGATCCAGACCATGCTTGAGCATAGATGTATGCAGTGAACGTCAAGTGCACCTTGTGTTGGAG ACACTGAAGGATTTTGTTGATGTCATACCTTTACTAACCCCAGCAAAGGGAGGGACGACAATGTCTGTTCGAGTTGTTTTGACAAGTTCAGAAGAAGACAAGATTCTTTTACAG AAGGAACTTCAAAATGAGGAGAAGGAGCATAATAAGCGCATTCGTGGCTTTCGAGAGGTGATCGATTTGATTTCCGCTTCTCAGAAACCCGTTGTTGCCCACAACTCTCTTAATG ATTTTACCTTTGTCCATTCCAAGTTCTTAGCTCCATTGCCATCAACGCTGGATGAATTCAAAAGTTCATTATGTGAGGTCCTCCCAAATGTACTTGATGTCAACCATCTTATGAAGGAAATCAGCCCTCTGAAAAAAGTGAACAATTTGCCTGCAAGTATCTCATATTTGAAACAAAGATTTTTTGCCCCTATTGATATGGAGATATCTAACCAAG CTGAGGCCACGGAAGTGAAGACTCTTGGACATGATGTTTTGAAGATAAGCGAATTGTTTGCGAAGCTGTACTCCATACTAAGAATTGCACCAAAAGCTCCTGAAGCTGCTGAGGGCCATTTGCCTGATGCAATTGAATGCTACTTAAACTTGTTCAACCCTTGCTTTGCCAGTTCTCATGGTCTTGCTGATGAAGGTGTTAGTGTGTGGACTGATAGTACTAGAAAAATTAGTATTAAGAATCTAGTTTTCCTATGGGGATTCAGGGGTGGGACATCTGCAGGACAGCTGAAAAGCCTCCTACATGGTTCACATGAAGTTCTCCATAATGAATTTGATGTTAGGCTAGTGGATAAAAGTTGTGCTGTAGTTGTTTTTGGGAACCCTGGCTTTTCGGAAGTCCTGTTGCAGCTAATGGATTCTGGAGGTATCTGTACTAGTATCCTGAAGGAGATGCTGGCAGACGGCCTGACAGCCGCAGGTTATGAGGCGTACCAAAAAGTCTGTGAGTTAGGTCTATGGGAAGCAGATTTGGCCAGTTCATTCGAAAGGGCTTTGGAAGAAAATGATAGCTTCTCAGAAGCTCACTCACAGGAGCTTCCAGGGATATGTTGGAATAATGATGAAATGATTAACCTGGATGACCTTTAA
- the LOC107775405 gene encoding uncharacterized protein LOC107775405 isoform X1, giving the protein MAAMALKITINSNPNTNGVLAPPPNKLQAHLLPSNQKIFGRRVLGSTPLSLKRSKRNWHVPLRVSSSSQSSASNPFDVVIIGAGIIGLTIARHLLLSSDLSVALVDAAVPCSGATGAGQGYIWKAHKLPGTDKWKLMMRSHQLWESLAKSIQLQSMDPLEVLGWKKTGSLLVSKTADESAMLRRRVEELSQEGLRAEFLSTNDLLSEEPELVLEKEGGAAFFPDDCQLDAHRTVAFIEKGNRRFAVEGRYAEFYHDPAIGLVRPENSCEVGAVQTSKTTLHSKKAVVIAAGCWTGSLMHDLIKQPDIELDLPIKPRKGHLLVIENFKSFKLNHGIMEAGYVNHQSATLKATASDLGPVYNAQDLSVSMTATMDASGSLVLGSSRQLVGFNTEVDESVINHIWQRVGEFLPALRKESLEDLRQSGEIRVGLRPYIPDGKPVIGLVPGFSNVFLAAGHEGEGLSLALGTAEMIADMVLTNPCKVDPAPFALLGRCFH; this is encoded by the exons ATGGCAGCGATGGCCTTGAAAATTACAATAAACTCTAATCCCAATACCAACGGTGTACTTGCGCCTCCTCCGAACAAGCTACAGGCTCATCTTTTACCCTCAAATCAAAAGATTTTTGGCCGAAGAGTCCTCGGGAGTACACCTCTCTCATTGAAACGAAGTAAAAGGAATTGGCATGTGCCACTTCGAGTTTCGAGTTCGAGTCAATCTTCCGCGTCAAACCCCTTTGATGTTGTCATAATTGGTGCCGGAATCATTGGGTTGACCATCGCCCGCCACTTGCTCCTTTCCTCTGATCTCTCCGTCGCCCTAGTTGATGCTGCTGTTCCTTGCTCGGGCGCAACTGGAGCAG GTCAAGGATACATATGGAAGGCACACAAATTGCCAGGTACTGATAAGTGGAAATTAATGATGAGAAGCCATCAATTATGGGAGAGCCTAGCCAAGAGCATTCAACTTCAAAGCATGGATCCTTTAGAGGTACTTGGCTGGAAGAAGACAG GAAGCCTTTTAGTTAGTAAAACAGCAGATGAGTCAGCAATGTTAAGAAGGAGGGTAGAGGAGCTATCACAGGAGGGGCTGAGAGCAGAGTTCTTGTCCACCAATGACTTGCTATCAGAAGAACCagaacttgtgcttgagaaggaAGGTGGAGCAGCTTTTTTCCCTGATGACTGCCAATTGGACGCTCACCGTACTGTTGCATTTATTGAGAAG GGTAACAGGCGTTTTGCTGTTGAAGGGAGATATGCTGAATTTTATCATGACCCAGCTATTGGATTAGTTAG ACCTGAAAATAGCTGCGAGGTTGGAGCTGTTCAAACTTCCAAGACTACATTGCATAGTAAGAAGGCTGTTGTAATTGCAGCAGGTTGTTGGACTGGGTCTTTGATGCATGACCTGATTAAGCAACCAGATATCGAGCTCGATCTTCCAATAAAGCCTCGAAAG GGTCACCTGCTTGTGATAGAGAATTTCAAGTCGTTCAAGCTGAATCATGGAATTATGGAGGCAGGGTATGTCAACCATCAGTCAGCAACTCTCAAAGCTACTGCATCTGATTTAGGACCTGTCTATAATGCACAAGATTTGTCTGTTTCAATGACAGCAACCATGGATGCATCAGGCAGTCTTGTCCTTG GGAGTAGCCGACAGCTTGTTGGGTTTAACACAGAGGTTGATGAATCTGTCATCAATCACATATGGCAGCGGGTTGGGGAGTTCTTACCTGCTTTAAGAAAAGAGTCGCTTGAGGATTTGCGTCAAAGCGGAGAAATTAGAGTAGGATTGAGACCTTACA TTCCGGACGGAAAGCCTGTCATTGGGCTTGTTCCTGGATTTTCAAATGTGTTTCTTGCTGCCGGGCATGAAGGAGAAGGACTGTCGCTG GCTCTAGGAACAGCTGAAATGATTGCTGATATGGTATTGACCAATCCTTGTAAAGTTGATCCAGCACCTTTTGCGCTGCTAGGCCGGTGCTTCCACTGA
- the LOC107775405 gene encoding uncharacterized protein LOC107775405 isoform X2, with the protein MAAMALKITINSNPNTNGVLAPPPNKLQAHLLPSNQKIFGRRVLGSTPLSLKRSKRNWHVPLRVSSSSQSSASNPFDVVIIGAGIIGLTIARHLLLSSDLSVALVDAAVPCSGATGAGQGYIWKAHKLPGTDKWKLMMRSHQLWESLAKSIQLQSMDPLEVLGWKKTGSLLVSKTADESAMLRRRVEELSQEGLRAEFLSTNDLLSEEPELVLEKEGGAAFFPDDCQLDAHRTVAFIEKGNRRFAVEGRYAEFYHDPAIGLVRPENSCEVGAVQTSKTTLHSKKAVVIAAGCWTGSLMHDLIKQPDIELDLPIKPRKGHLLVIENFKSFKLNHGIMEAGYVNHQSATLKATASDLGPVYNAQDLSVSMTATMDASGSLVLGSSRQLVGFNTEVDESVINHIWQRVGEFLPALRKESLEDLRQSGEIRVGLRPYIPDGKPVIGLVPGFSNVFLAAGHEGEGLSLVLFSNLFLKMNCSRNS; encoded by the exons ATGGCAGCGATGGCCTTGAAAATTACAATAAACTCTAATCCCAATACCAACGGTGTACTTGCGCCTCCTCCGAACAAGCTACAGGCTCATCTTTTACCCTCAAATCAAAAGATTTTTGGCCGAAGAGTCCTCGGGAGTACACCTCTCTCATTGAAACGAAGTAAAAGGAATTGGCATGTGCCACTTCGAGTTTCGAGTTCGAGTCAATCTTCCGCGTCAAACCCCTTTGATGTTGTCATAATTGGTGCCGGAATCATTGGGTTGACCATCGCCCGCCACTTGCTCCTTTCCTCTGATCTCTCCGTCGCCCTAGTTGATGCTGCTGTTCCTTGCTCGGGCGCAACTGGAGCAG GTCAAGGATACATATGGAAGGCACACAAATTGCCAGGTACTGATAAGTGGAAATTAATGATGAGAAGCCATCAATTATGGGAGAGCCTAGCCAAGAGCATTCAACTTCAAAGCATGGATCCTTTAGAGGTACTTGGCTGGAAGAAGACAG GAAGCCTTTTAGTTAGTAAAACAGCAGATGAGTCAGCAATGTTAAGAAGGAGGGTAGAGGAGCTATCACAGGAGGGGCTGAGAGCAGAGTTCTTGTCCACCAATGACTTGCTATCAGAAGAACCagaacttgtgcttgagaaggaAGGTGGAGCAGCTTTTTTCCCTGATGACTGCCAATTGGACGCTCACCGTACTGTTGCATTTATTGAGAAG GGTAACAGGCGTTTTGCTGTTGAAGGGAGATATGCTGAATTTTATCATGACCCAGCTATTGGATTAGTTAG ACCTGAAAATAGCTGCGAGGTTGGAGCTGTTCAAACTTCCAAGACTACATTGCATAGTAAGAAGGCTGTTGTAATTGCAGCAGGTTGTTGGACTGGGTCTTTGATGCATGACCTGATTAAGCAACCAGATATCGAGCTCGATCTTCCAATAAAGCCTCGAAAG GGTCACCTGCTTGTGATAGAGAATTTCAAGTCGTTCAAGCTGAATCATGGAATTATGGAGGCAGGGTATGTCAACCATCAGTCAGCAACTCTCAAAGCTACTGCATCTGATTTAGGACCTGTCTATAATGCACAAGATTTGTCTGTTTCAATGACAGCAACCATGGATGCATCAGGCAGTCTTGTCCTTG GGAGTAGCCGACAGCTTGTTGGGTTTAACACAGAGGTTGATGAATCTGTCATCAATCACATATGGCAGCGGGTTGGGGAGTTCTTACCTGCTTTAAGAAAAGAGTCGCTTGAGGATTTGCGTCAAAGCGGAGAAATTAGAGTAGGATTGAGACCTTACA TTCCGGACGGAAAGCCTGTCATTGGGCTTGTTCCTGGATTTTCAAATGTGTTTCTTGCTGCCGGGCATGAAGGAGAAGGACTGTCGCTGGTACTTTTCTCTAATCTCTTTCTGAAGATGAACT GCTCTAGGAACAGCTGA
- the LOC107775404 gene encoding linoleate 9S-lipoxygenase 5-like — MEHSRIIDCLNGFQGSVKAQLAKSKKHTESIKGEIIIQHCPAKSSLGKAIRIQLYSLSKIDPSTGKGKLSQEVHPNHGKRIHNKPNGNRGFQYELTFEVDRDFGFPGAFVIWNQHKHKFFLQSISLQVIFRQMVHFECNSWIYPNHLIQTARIFFSNTCYLPSQTPNSLLQLRKQELDTLRGDGTAGSIREWHRVYDYDFYNDLGDPQRGERPVLGGSVSYPYPRRGKNGEPHIHSEKEKGMFKIDSCIPPDERFSPEKLSEIAKKVIQASLHYVVSQGGSMLREETNQFKSFNEIKELFSGKKSQGVEEWMIRKLETHLPKEIFKETERGIKGYTAKFPMPQLFTGNELAWKDDKEFGRQMLAGINATLIQCLQAFPPRSKNGIWSSIRRSHIEQNLDGLTLQEAMNQWRIFILDHHDYLMPFLGKINKNGVCAYASRTLLFLKDDATLKPLAIELSLPGLSSGTEIHRVFRPGTNGSEAALWQLAKVHVAVNDSGYHQLISHWLKTHAVVEPFIIATRRQLSVMHPIHRLLDPHFKDTMHTNALARITVLKAGGIFEKTLYSGEASMELSSSLYKEWRFDEQSLPGDLVKRGLAFQNPECLAGVQLLFEDYPYGADGLEIWVATKRWVTDFCRYFYKDDNSLRSDHEIQEWWSEIRKIGHGDKCNETWWSSMTTVSDLVEALTTLIWISSGLHASVNLGQYEYAGHPLNRPTKCRNFIAMEGTREYAEFLHDPDKFFLNMLPNRSEITLYLALLEVLSAHTSDEVYLGQRQSPNWIDDVWVKQRLEQFAEELNEVHKRIVERNADSKLKNRQGPSNIPYKLLDPTVSNVKSGQGITATGIPNSISM, encoded by the exons ATGGAACATTCAAGGATAATTGATTGTCTGAATGGTTTTCAAGGAAGTGTGAAGGCTCAACTGGCCAAAAGCAAGAAACATACAGAGTCCATTAAAGGAGAAATCATCATTCAACATTGCCCTGCAAAATCAAGCCTTGGAAAAGCTATTCGTATTCAACTATACAGTCTCTCTAAAATTGACCCAA GTACGGGGAAAGGGAAGCTGAGTCAAGAAGTGCACCCCAATCATGGGAAACGTATCCACAACAAGCCTAATGGTAACAGAGGTTTTCAGTATGAATTGACATTCGAGGTTGACAGAGATTTTGGATTTCCAGGAGCTTTTGTCATCTGGAACCAGCACAAACACAAGTTTTTTCTTCAATCAATATCTCTCCAAGTTATATTCAGACAGATGGTTCATTTTGAATGCAATTCTTGGATTTATCCCAATCATTTAATTCAAACAGCAAGGATTTTTTTCTCAAACACT TGTTATCTTCCAAGCCAAACACCAAATAGTCTCCTGCAACTGAGGAAACAAGAACTTGATACCTTGAGAGGAGATGGAACTGCAGGGAGCATTAGAGAATGGCATCGAGTTTATGACTACGATTTCTATAATGATCTCGGTGATCCTCAGAGAGGGGAAAGGCCTGTTTTAGGAGGTTCAGTTTCTTATCCATATCCAAGGAGAGGAAAAAATGGTGAACCACATATTCATTCAG AAAAAGAGAAGGGGATGTTCAAGATAGACAGCTGTATCCCTCCAGATGAAAGATTTAGCCCCGAGAAACTATCAGAGATTGCGAAGAAAGTTATCCAGGCCTCTTTGCACTATGTTGTTTCTCAGGGGGGATCGATGTTAAGAGAAGAAACCAACCAATTCAAGTCATTCAATGAAATCAAAGAGCTATTTTCGGGAAAGAAAAGCCAAGGGGTGGAAGAATGGATGATAAGGAAACTGGAAACTCATCTACCAAAAGAGATTTTCAAGGAGACTGAACGTGGGATCAAAGGTTACACAGCAAAGTTTCCAATGCCTCAGTTATTTACAG GGAACGAACTTGCATGGAAGGATGATAAGGAGTTTGGGCGTCAGATGCTTGCAGGAATTAATGCAACTCTAATTCAGTGTTTGCAG GCTTTTCCACCGAGAAGCAAGAATGGAATATGGAGTTCAATAAGAAGATCACACATAGAACAAAACCTTGATGGCCTCACTCTTCAAGAG GCAATGAACCAATGGAGGATTTTCATCTTGGACCACCATGACTACCTCATGCCATTTTtaggaaaaataaacaaaaatggtGTATGTGCCTATGCATCCAGAACTTTGCTATTCTTAAAGGACGATGCCACGCTAAAGCCATTGGCAATAGAACTAAGTTTACCAGGGCTGTCATCTGGCACTGAGATCCACAGGGTATTTCGTCCAGGGACCAATGGATCAGAGGCAGCCTTATGGCAGCTTGCTAAAGTTCATGTGGCAGTAAACGACTCTGGTTATCATCAGCTAATCAGCCactg GCTAAAAACTCATGCAGTTGTAGAGCCATTCATTATTGCCACCAGAAGGCAGTTGAGTGTTATGCACCCGATTCACCGGTTATTGGATCCTCATTTCAAGGACACTATGCATACTAATGCATTGGCTCGGATTACGGTCTTAAAAGCTGGAGGAATCTTCGAGAAGACCCTTTATTCTGGAGAAGCCTCGATGGAGCTATCTTCTTCACTCTATAAGGAATGGAGATTTGATGAACAAAGCCTCCCTGGTGATTTGGTGAAAAG AGGTTTGGCTTTCCAGAACCCAGAATGCCTGGCTGGGGTTCAGCTTCTCTTTGAAGACTATCCATATGGTGCAGATGGACTAGAAATCTGGGTAGCAACCAAGAGATGGGTAACAGACTTTTGTCGATATTTCTACAAGGATGATAATTCCCTGAGATCTGACCATGAGATCCAAGAATGGTGGTCAGAGATTAGGAAAATTGGTCATGGAGACAAGTGTAACGAAACATGGTGGAGCTCAATGACTACCGTCTCTGACCTAGTAGAGGCTCTCACAACCCTTATATGGATTTCCTCAGGTCTTCATGCTTCAGTTAACTTGGGACAATATGAATATGCGGGTCATCCActaaatcgcccaaccaaatgtCGGAATTTCATCGCGATGGAAGGGACAAGAGAGTACGCAGAGTTTCTCCATGACCCAGACAAGTTCTTTCTCAACATGTTACCCAACAGGTCTGAGATTACCCTATATTTGGCGCTATTAGAGGTACTGTCAGCGCATACATCTGATGAAGTATACTTGGGTCAACGACAATCTCCAAACTGGATAGATGACGTATGGGTAAAGCAAAGGTTAGAGCAATTTGCCGAGGAACTTAACGAAGTGCATAAAAGGATAGTGGAGAGAAATGCAGATTCCAAACTTAAGAACAGACAGGGGCCGTCCAATATCCCGTACAAGCTTCTGGACCCTACAGTCTCCAATGTTAAATCAGGCCAGGGTATCACAGCAACAGGGATACCTAATAGCATATCCATGTAA